Within the Nicotiana tabacum cultivar K326 chromosome 11, ASM71507v2, whole genome shotgun sequence genome, the region agcaaaaggagttgaatttgagacagaggaggtggttggagttgttgaaagattatgatatcactatcttgtatcatctgggaaaggcaaatatggtggctgatgcgttgactaggaagtcagccagtatgggcagtcttgcttatattccggtcggtgagagaccgcttgcttggacgttcaggctttggccaatcagtttgtaaggttggatatttctgagcctgaTCATGTATTGGCCTGCACGGTCGgttgttcttctttattggagcgtatccatgatcggcagtatgatgatccccatttgtgtgtccttagagacacggtgtagcgcggaggtgccaagcaggttaccttagatgatgctggagttttgagattgcagggtcgagtttgtgtgcctaatgtggatgggctccgagagttgattttagaggaggcccatagctcccggtactctattcatccgggcaccgcaaagatgtatcaggatttgcagcagtattattggtggaagaaggatatcgttgcatatgtagctcagtgtttgaactgtcagcaggttaagtatgagcatcagaggcctagtggtttatttcagaggattgagcttccctagtggaagtgggagcgggttactatggattttgttattggactcccgcagacttggaggaagttcgacgcagtatgggtcattgttgataggctgaccaatcagtgcatttcattcctgtggcagtctcctattcatccgagaggttagctgggatctatatttgggagattgttcgtcttcatggtgtgcctatatctatcatttcggaccgaggtatgcagtttacctcgcatttttggagagcagttcagcgagagttgggcacccaggttgagttgagtacaacatttcatccttagacggacgggtagttcgagcggactattcagattttggaggataagctccaagcttgtgtcattgactttggaggctcgtgggatcagtttttgcctttagcagagtttgtatacaacaacagttaccagtcgagtatccagatggctccttatgaggctttatatggtaggcggtgtcaatCTCCGGTCGGATGATTTGAGTCGGGAGAGgttcgattgttgggtacggatctggttcaggaggctttggacaaggtcatgattattcaggataggcttcgtacagctcagtccaggcaaaagagttatgcagaccgcaaggttcgagatgtggcttttatggttggagagcgagtattgctccgagtgtcgcctatgaagggcgtgatgagatttggaaagaagggcaagcttaaccctaggttcattggcccgtttgagattcttgatcgagtgggagaggtggcttatagacttgcgttgccgccgagcttatcaaccgtgcatccagtgtttcatgtgtccatgctccgaaaatatcacaatgatccatcccacgtgttagatttcagcactgttcagttggacaaggacttgtcttatgaggatgAGCCAGtaactattctagaccggcaggtttgtcagttgaggttgaagaattttccttctgttcgtgttcagtggagaggtcagcccgcggaggcatcgacctgggagtccgatatgcggatccgttatccccatctttttcccgactcaggtacttacttcttatgtccgttcgaggatgaacagttgttttagaggtggagaatgtatcacttgtgttgcaagttcattcagtgttccgaggcctaaaaacctccctttttaccccaccttgatttacgtgcatGATCCGAACCTATATTCGGAAatccttctatgtgaaaatatgagaaaataaaattttaaagttaaaactttgattatggttgactttggtcaacatttttagcaaacaaacccggatccgtgttccgacgatcccgggaggtccgcagtaaaatatgggacttgggcgtatgcccgaaaatgaattccgaggtcccaagccttagaaattaatttttgaaagaaattattttactgaattatttaaggaataaagaaaagaattaatgtttgaaaccattgttatcgggcccatatattggttccggaacccggtacaaacttgttatagtatttgaaagataactgtgaaatttggtgaaaaacagagtctatttgacgtgagttggaattccggttgaagagttatgaactttgagagttcttgatgaaaatgttgagttttgaggtttaattcgtgattttacatgttattttgatgatgtgatcacacgagtaggtccatatgatgtttttgagttagtatgatatttggtttggagccccgagggctcgggtgagtttcggaatgtttttacacttaggaaaaagttgcagattcagagatgtcgcaggtctctgaagccaggtctcgcggtccgcggtggggaCTCCGCGACCGCAGTGGAATTTGTGCTGTCCGCGGTGAGAAAGGCCAAGTCTTCGCGGTCGCGCTCGATTTTTtgtggtccgcggtggagcttCGCGGTCGCAGtcttttttatgcggtccgcggagagggtctgagaTGAGTATAATTAAATGGACTtctcagttatttttcatttttcaaaaccccaaaaaaatataagaggtgatttttcaaacaacatttcttctccaaatcaattgatGATTTTTCGTGTTaggtgttggaacaagtttggttgtggctgtttctcccttgccgggacgtatatacttgtactgttgagttcccttgccgggatagtgtagtctattgttgatcccttgtcgggacggttaattatgattattgttgaatGTATATTTGTaacgggttgtgcgccgcaatattattagatattatattggatcgggttgcgcgccacaatattgttagatattatattggatcgggttgcacgccgcaacagatattatattggatcgggttgcacgccgcaacagttatatatgtggaccgggttgcgcgccgcaacaatgttaaatgataagggatcgggttgcgcgccgcaacagtattgttattgtattgatTGTAGACATCGAGTGTTCTTTAATACTTTATCAAGTTTCTAATAGAATTGATATGTtttcccgaagcatgtttccccctcccttttaaactgttattacctgtttatatttctgccgtatattatataactgcacaggtttatctggagtctggtcctagcctcgtcactacctcgccggggttaggccagacacttaccagcacatgtggtcggttgtgctgatactacacgctgcactctgtgcagataccggagtggcacttgatcagcagcagtaggggagccagccttcagtccaccgagacaccaaggtagccttgcaggcgtccgcaggaccGGCGTCTCCTATATCctttattatgttctgttatctcatgtatctgagacaaacagtgttatttttccttcaaactgttctatgtagtactcttagtagtccgtggatattgtgacaccagtttctgggtagaggcatgttttgactttcgaaacattttggttttatatttatttaagatttCCGATTTAATCTCATATTCCGTTGTCATCTAGatgtttatcacttgttaataTAAATTGTAAAAAGGATTAACACAaaagagttaaagatttctaagttcgtggattgcctagcttctacgagtaggcgccattacgactcccgagagtgggaattccgggtcgtgaaaTTAGAACTCCGGttaactcttaccgcttaagcttttaaaacaagaatcattcttccaaattgactctgaatcatccaaaATCTCAACTCGGCCATAcgcgcaagtcataacacataatacgaagctgctcgagaccttatgccgccgaacgaaacattaattctcaaaacgactgtccgggtcattacataatcaataaaaaaaactaaaattgctAAACCTGAACACCCCTTCATTAAAAGTCACAACCATTTAGATGTATAACCCCTTAGTATATGTACCTATTAGCATGTTCCAATAAGATTCCATCATGAATTTGTTACCATAGATACCATTTTCTTATGCTTTTGTATCTGGTGTGAACAATAAAATTAGTTAATAGTCCGAATTAAGTTGTTATTAGTAGAATAAGGATGAACTGCATTCTATTCATCTTCATAAGtaaacttcttattttttttttctttaatgttgTCAAGAACAAATTATCTAACTTCTTGTTTTATCTTCATTGTCTTTCTAGCGCTTACGGACATTCCAACCCAACCTTCGTTGTTCTTTTGAAGAGTCACAcctattcaaataattatcttACCACTTTAAAAAGAATTCTCCCCACTGATATTCCAGAggagttttgtttaatttttcaaaatttcacaaaGTTAAATTGAGATTTTCTGCTAGACCAAGCTATGATTGGTGCTGATACAAGTGATAGAGGCCAACTTAAAGGGTAAGTTTTGTGCAACTTCTTATACTTTTCTTGTTTGGTACATGAGATCTGAAGGTTAACAAGTTGATGAATATACGTTCAAAGAAATAATACTATATTCTGATTTGAAAATAGGAATAATTCATATAATTAAGGTTGCTTCCAAAACCAATTGACATATTGTGGGGGAAACAATATAAGATTTTATACAACCCTCCTCGATAGTATAAGATTTGATAAGACGAACCATTTGAAATGACATTTACTAACAACACCATTGCAAAGAATTTGACATTTTTCTAATGTTTCTGTATTTTTGGAAGAGACAGAAATTTTAGTAACGGACACTATATATCTTTGTTAGCTCTTTAggaatttataaattatttccgTACATAGTTACTTGATACTTATTGGAGAAGAACCAAGCAGGAGAAAAGACCATGAAATATAAGTAAAAATTACACAAATGTGCAAGAAAAAATTGTTCATTTGATGTACTGTATAAATAAGTTTATGTAATTTATGCAATTTATATTTTAAACACATTGGTATGGTTATACAAATGTACGCACTTTTATAGGGAGATTTGGTGAATTTGAtgatgaatttttttaaaaaatgataaaataatcaTAGGCTGTTGTGATGTTAGAATCTCAATTCATAAAGACATCACGCCAAAATGTGTGTATATGTGTATAAGGATATCAAATTATCTTGACCTCGATAAATAATTAAGTCATTATACGATGATACACATTGATCATTCGTAAAATTCTTGTAATTTATTCTTTCAtccacaattatcaatcaaagcTTTGGTTTAATATTCTTAATATTATTTTACAATATCATAGATTATACATACACGTATAATACATGTGTCGAGAAACTAGTATATGTATGTGCGCGAATATTGTAAAGAAACTTATTGCTATCTATGTGACCCAATTTGAATTTAAAGTGATCAGATATTTGTTACTTGTATACTTTTATATAAAAGCTAAAAGTAACTAACGTTTAGTTAATATTCTAAAACAAATAACTTATAGTATATAAAGTTAGATGAAAATATTTGTAGAAATGAAAGAATAATAACTAATGACAACTCATCTAGAATATTGTAATAAATTTTGTATTCTACTATTTCATCCTCTTTTATTCAAGTTTGAATTTTAACCAATTTAACTTTTAATATGATACTTGATCGAAATTTGGTCAATTTTCTGATTTCTTTCACCGTCAGCTTTTCTTGTGATAAACAATGTTATGAATGATAAGATTTatgtcaaacttgaaaaataattttacttgtATATATGATGAATTTGTAAAAGAAGTGAATGTGGTTCTTTTGCGAGTTAGTTCATTCaaatacttaattatttattttcaacATTAAAcgaaataatatattttttgttgATTCTAGCTAATTCTTATATTAGTTCAtcccaaattaaaatatttaactaCAATTATAATTTATCCAATAAGAATTTagttttcaaatgataaaaagaTCAATCAGTATTTCACTTTGAATCTTTATATTTGCAGAATCACTAGTATTATTTTACTTTAAAACTATTTAAAGTATGTAAAACTTAAAAATTATCTAGAGATAGTCTGGAACCCCTTTTCAGCTCATTCTTGAAATACGACGTGATTTgatgttacttaaattttattttccaaaatattagaaagtatgctatatatatatatatatatatatatataagaaccaCTAGTATTATTTAACTTTGAAAATTATTTAAACCTTGTAAAACTTAAATAATTGAACAGAAGGGGATGAGATAGTCTTGaaccccttttaaaattaatattttggtGTATTATATATAGtgtatatcttttgtatatttgacTAGTTTGCTATAATTATTTTTTACGGATGTACAAACCAAATATGTGAAAAGCCCCAAATATATAGGAGTACTAAAGAAAGCTCTTCATATTCAACTAAACATATAGGAGTATAAGCTAATACTCAGAAGTCATAAGCCAAATATAAGTAAAATACCAAGAAACACTATTTAGTATATTTGAAATTAATTTGATGATTTAGGGAAATAGAGTTATGTTGCCAAGTATTAGTTCCACAATACATCAAAATCACACTATACTGAAAATTTAATTAGCCTCTTGAGTGATATGAAACTCTCCACTAGCATGAACTTGCTTAACTTGTTTTTCatactcatcttcttcttcttcttcctctgcctcttcttcttcttcttctttggtcgtgtctccatcttcttcttcttctgttcccCAGCCAAAGCCTGTAACAGATCTTGATGATGGTGGTGGATTTCTAGCCTCTGATACAAttttcatgatttcttcaatggTTTGAAGGGAGAATGTTGGATTGTCTCTTTTGTAGTATACTGCTTGGGCTGGTTCTGTGAGTTCTTTTGGCAAGCTCTTCAAAAACCATGGATGGTTCTTGATCTCCTTTAGTGTGATTCTCTGTGAACATGTTGTAGGCTTTGTTAATTACTTTCTTGTCTTTTTTGCTATATACATTTTATGATCTTGAAATTAATTCTTGAGTTTGAAAATAATTTTAGGAGCATTAAAATTTTAAACTTCCCATCAGTTCTAGTAAGTTATAGACCtgattttcaagaaaatatttttatgaaaaagtaattttctggtgttttgttatcaaaaaatatttttcatggaaaatattttccatcaaaatggaaaaaatgactTATTTCACTTTTGAGCGGATGCCATATTTTGCAGAAGTTAAACATCTATTTTATCtcccagaaaaatatttttcatcaaGCACATTTTCAGGAAACATTTTGAAGAACTGACCTAAATAGTCATTTACCCAActgcttaaattaaaaataaccaCCATATATAATAAGTATATACTTTATGTATAACggctaaaaaaaaataataaatccaGTAGACAATTTGTATAAAGAACTCAAATTTGTTTTCAAAGAAAATGACTTCCGTCGTACTAAAACACACTTTCCCGAGATTTTTCTCTCTATATAGTTTATATGGTCATAATGGATATTGTGGAATTGTAAGATTATTTTGCATAATTTAGATGAATCATTACCCTGATAGGACTGGCAACAAATATTCGAGAAAGAAGGTGCTTGCAATCCTGAGATACGTGCACGTAGTCTGGGATTTTGTATTGACCAGCCATTATTTTCTGCAgaatatttacaaaaaaaaaaataaaaaaaattagaagaacACAACACCATTTTTTCGTGTGAAATTGTAATAAATAGACTTATTAATAAGTGCTTTAatatcaaagaaaagaaaaacaaaactcaCTGAAAtagtttttctgaaatttttagGATCATCTGGATCTTCAAAAGGATATGCTCCCACCAACATGACATATAGAGTCACTCCACATGACCATACATCTGCCGACTAATAAACCGCCCCATACCAAGAAACAcaatttaaaaagagaaaacataaAAAAGCAAACACAAATAACTATAATATAGGAGAACTGgtataatattataattttaataactTAGCTAAAAGGGAAGTAGGTATAAAATGCCAATAAAATAAGATAAGATGTTGAATTAACAAGTTGCAAAGTAGGATACAAGGGGGATGACAACAAATTGTAACTTCAAGGATAAGGTCCAATAATGCTATTGTGTATGTTTACTTTATAAGTCACCATCACATAAAATAATTGAAGTAGAGTTCAATTACACCAAAAGTTTATAACTTTAAAaggaaaataagttaaaaatataTAGATTTCCAAACCATAACGAACATGAAGCCACATGGTCACATGCAAACTTTATACTACCATGCTTAAAGGGCTTTGTTATGTAGAAATAAGGCACTAACACGTGCATTTGACAACTTGCATTGCTTCAACATACATTTACTCATaggaaccaaaaaaaaaaaagatatagtatGATTCTAGTGCTTGTGGATTACACCAATTGATGTTGTTTATATATCTTTATATTTCAATTATCATAATTTTATAAGTTGTTTGAGAGATGGAGAAAAGAACACTTTAGGAATGGAGTCCTTTCTTATAGAAGTTGTAAAACCTTTAACGGTGGGCATTCTATGAATTGACGTTGAATTAGTCGAGTAAGTAATTTCTATTATAGTGGAGGCAAAATTTTTGCTAAGAGggtttaaaaagaaaaattaaaaaattagaaGAAATTTGTGGCCCATGAGATCTAAACTAGTGACCTCACAAAAATTTTGAACCCCCGATCCCTTTACCATTGTGCTATGCTTTTGGGATGTTTCATGGGGATTCTAAACATAATATATAAAGGTAAAAAATAGATTTTCTCTTATATACACggtataatttttcgacgaaggggtATGACTAAACCCTCTTCCGTCCCCTAAATCCGCCCCGATCATCAGATGCTTGaagtaaaaaagaaaaggtaCGTGTTACCTTGCCATCATATTCTCGACGAGAGAGAACCTCTGGTGCAATATAAGCCGGAGTACCAACAGTCGACTTGGGTCGTGAATGCAGCACAGATGACTGTCATAAATAAAGGATAATTCATTAATATGCTTGTAATACTAATTATTAGAAGCTGAGGAGCACATACTAAAATATTCTTTCAATTGTTAAGACTGCAAACAACAATTCTTcataatcacaaaaatataaGAGTATTTTAAGGAATGGAATAGAAACTGTATAAATATACCTTGGAGTAACCAAAGTCACAAATTTTGAGGCGAGGTGCTGGGTTTCCATCTAACAGtgtattttccaacttcaaatcTCTGTGGCATATTTGCTGTAAAATCCCCAATATTCAAATAAAACCcgttaaaatttataaaataaaattcaaatccataatcatttctcccaattaagattTCTACGTATAATTATTTCCAAAGAAACGTTctagagaaaaaaaaatacatattgtTGCAAAATTGTATTTtaccataaaaaaataaaataactaaattacATGTCTAGACTGTTAAGGTGGAATACAATTTGATCATTACGAGTAAATTCAAGATATTTATAGATAAAGTCAATTATTAATTTCAACCGTGGAGTGAATGAAATCCAATACATAATTAATcacttaaaaaaatataaaaacttttAATGTGCCACTTAAGTTATATACATAGGAATTTCTGAACCTAAGAGTTAAAGAATAACAAGTTTATCATTATCAAAACTTGAATATCcactaaaaataataaaattgatgaTATTTATATCTAGAAGTGCAAAATGGTACGGTCACGGTTCTAATTTTATTTCTTGATCTAAATGTTTCTTGAAGGAAAAAGCATATTACCATGCTGTGGCAGTAGTGGACTCCACAGATCAACTGTTGAAAAAAGTACCGAGCCTGAAATACAAATGTAAGAATTTTTTTATAATTGATCGAAAAATCAGGACTTCAAAATCTATAAAATCTTGAAGACAATAATtgaagaaacaaaacaaaaaagtacATATCAGCACGTTATGCCGAAACTAAAAATAAGGAGACATGAAAATTTTTGGCAGTCAAATATCTAAGGATTTTTACGATATTCTTGTACTTTAAAGTTTTATGTTTTAAAGTGCATATTAAAACAATTTCCCAATTTAAAAGAATATTGTATATAAAAAAGAAATAGAGATACaagaaattaaaaaaggaaaaatgttaTTAATTTATTAATCCACGCAGGTAAAACGGATTAATTTTTGATTAATGATGAATAACCTCAGCTTCACTAAATCGACCAGCTTGGCAGATCCGATCAAAGAGCTCTCCACCAGCTGCATACTCCATTACTATTGCCAAGTGGGTTGGCGTTAAAACCACCTAAACACAACAAACAggttatattattatatattaaaaaaaaaattacaatatcAGATCAGCCAAAATATATCTACAAATTGTTATTTTCCCTACAAAGTGAAACCGGTTATCTTGAAAATAAGGAAGGTGATCTGATAACTCtattaattatataaatcatGACAAGGTAAAAGCCGCActatttataaaaaattaaatgaGTCGAACATACATGTTACAAATTAAAAACTTACCTCTTTAAAACGAATTATATTTGGATGGCGGAGTGATCTATGATTTATGATTTCTCTTGCCACATTCTCATCAATCTACAATCTCACAAGAAAAGGAAACTCTTAGATAGAACAtatatgaatgaaaaataaataaaataatgaagaaACAAGACGAGAAAGATCAGAAAAATTACAAATATAGAATTACCTTACGACCACGTTCGATGTATTTCATGGCAACAAGCTGTTTGGTTTCTTTGTGGCGCATGAGCCTGGCCACCCCAAAATTCCCAGATCCCAACTCTTTTACTACCTCGTAATTCTGCATCCTTCAACTTTGCTAATTCTTGTACCCTACTTGCTTAATAACGTACTATGATCGATCTGTATACGTACAATTATGATATTCAGACTGCACAAGATGCAGAAAAATGAATAGGGAAGCTAAGTGATCACTCTCGCTGTATTTATAGTTAAAGATAGACTCGCCCAGTGGGATTTCagatgaattatatatatatattacttagATGGATATATTATATATAGAGAGAGTGTGGAAATGTAATGGAGGACAGAAGTGATAAACTGGCAAACATAACTTCCCAACTGGCAAATGAAAGGTAACAGCTGAAACCTTTAATTAACAATACGGTCAAAAAATATACTATAGAGAGAGTGCTTTGTTGTGTGTGTGAAAGACGAAAGCACGTGGGGGGAAACGAGTAGAAGAGAGAGATGGCCGTTGGTATGGGATTCCATTACGCACATATGCTCTCACCTTGCATTTGCAAGTTTTAAATCCCAATAGTCTTACATCACTTTCATGTAATcatttagaaaaaaatatatgtgtttctCTTTTATATACCTTTTAAAAAAATGTTAATTTAAAagggtttttgattattttacCCTTACTTATGTCTTAAGATACAACCAAATTCCTCTATAACAGTCTCGTTTGTTCCTAATTTTTTTGACTGCTAtaatgaagtgttgttatatagcacatatattataatataacataAGAATCAGTTCTGAGAAAAATATGACGTTTATAGTGAATGGTTGTTATATagagatgttgttatagagataTTTTAGTGTATAACTTCTCTTCATTAATTATTTACTCTATTATGTGCTTTTCCATCTTCAAAAATCAAGTAATTGCTATTAAGGGTAAAAATGAGGAAAAAATAGTTAATTTTATCTTGAATttctaa harbors:
- the LOC107798612 gene encoding serine/threonine-protein kinase SAPK7 codes for the protein MQNYEVVKELGSGNFGVARLMRHKETKQLVAMKYIERGRKIDENVAREIINHRSLRHPNIIRFKEVVLTPTHLAIVMEYAAGGELFDRICQAGRFSEAEARYFFQQLICGVHYCHSMQICHRDLKLENTLLDGNPAPRLKICDFGYSKSSVLHSRPKSTVGTPAYIAPEVLSRREYDGKSADVWSCGVTLYVMLVGAYPFEDPDDPKNFRKTISKIMAGQYKIPDYVHVSQDCKHLLSRIFVASPIRRITLKEIKNHPWFLKSLPKELTEPAQAVYYKRDNPTFSLQTIEEIMKIVSEARNPPPSSRSVTGFGWGTEEEEDGDTTKEEEEEEAEEEEEEDEYEKQVKQVHASGEFHITQEAN